From a region of the Brachyhypopomus gauderio isolate BG-103 unplaced genomic scaffold, BGAUD_0.2 sc64, whole genome shotgun sequence genome:
- the s1pr3b gene encoding sphingosine 1-phosphate receptor 3, translating to MRNPVILEHYNHTGKMDNRKESTLDAEKVVFLVICSFIVVENLVVLIAIWKNHKFHNRMYFFIGNLALCDMLAGVAYTTNLLMSGERTLHLTTAEWFMREGSMFVALGASVFSLLSIAIERHLTMIKMRPYDSSKKYRVLLLLGTCWLIAVALGSLPILGWNCLDNLPDCSTIFPLYSKKYLGFCVVVFTVLLVTVAALYTRIYKLVKSSGRKVTQHGSSEHSMALLRTVLIVVGVFIACWMPLFVLFLLDVVCEVRSYNVLFRADWFIALAALNSAMNPVIYTLASREMRRAFLAVVCGCLPERTAPEASSRSKPSSSHSHKPADEQETPETVAPQTPLRKGPHNHGGQC from the coding sequence ATGAGAAACCCGGTCattctggagcattacaatcaCACCGGAAAGATGGACAATCGCAAGGAAAGTACTTTAGATGCCGAAAAGGTGGTTTTCCTGGTTATATGTAGCTTTATTGTAGTCGAAAACCTGGTAGTCCTAATAGCAATATGGAAAAACCACAAATTCCATAATCGCATGTACTTCTTCATTGGAAACCTGGCGTTGTGCGACATGCTGGCCGGAGTGGCGTACACAACAAATCTGCTGATGTCAGGCGAGAGGACGCTGCACCTGACCACAGCCGAGTGGTTCATGAGGGAGGGGAGCATGTTTGTGGCCCTGGGGGCCTCTGTCTTCAGTCTGCTGTCCATAGCCATAGAGAGGCACCTCACTATGATTAAGATGAGGCCCTATGACTCCAGTAAGAAATACAGGGTGCTGCTGTTGTTAGGCACGTGCTGGCTGATCGCCGTGGCTCTGGGCTCTCTGCCCATCCTGGGGTGGAACTGCCTGGACAACCTGCCCGACTGCTCCACCATCTTCCCGCTGTACTCAAAGAAGTACTTGGGCTTCTGCGTCGTGGTCTTCACGGTCCTGCTGGTCACCGTGGCGGCGTTGTACACCCGCATCTACAAGCTGGTCAAGTCGAGCGGGCGCAAGGTGACCCAGCACGGCAGCTCGGAGCACTCCATGGCCCTGCTGCGCACCGTCCTCATCGTCGTGGGCGTCTTCATCGCCTGCTGGATGCCCCTcttcgtcctcttcctcctcgacGTGGTGTGCGAGGTCAGGAGCTACAACGTCCTGTTCCGGGCGGACTGGTTCATCGCCCTGGCCGCCCTCAACTCCGCTATGAACCCCGTCATCTACACGCTGGCCAGCAGGGAGATGCGCAGGGCTTTCCTGGCCGTGGTGTGCGGCTGTCTGCCCGAGCGGACCGCCCCGGAGGCCAGCAGCAGGAGCAAGCCCAGTTCCAGCCACAGCCACAAGCCCGCAGACGAGCAGGAGACCCCTGAGACCGTAGCCCCACAAACGCCCCTGAGGAAGGGGCCTCACAACCACGGAGGGCAGTGCTGA